From the genome of Miscanthus floridulus cultivar M001 chromosome 10, ASM1932011v1, whole genome shotgun sequence, one region includes:
- the LOC136487197 gene encoding protein ALP1-like encodes MSGCITFRDNPLEHEDQQRIMFDAISVTNETSYVPVGGSDALQTGQSEDAADAISEDGVTPKVTPTSEKRGQKRPAPISPPEKKKKTFRDQCMKRLVDAYEKKAQSSKQSATSHVIDHVRDEVTKMIDQVIEDGAEEGSDEHYYATQLLMKKEYRDMFSFEQAIQSYAIHVLSLTCQKVPRPILAEIIMSTSSASSEIDSDDDDFMVAYIALECMGSTGRKKAEIPMTIPTMTGIQWVEITLQNPTECYNMFKMRRSVFLHLHDTLVENYGFKASRGMCTKEALAMFWWACGAPQSFRQVKNKFTHSLETISRKFTEVLKCVMQLAFYIVRPTYPHFSSIHPKLQEARFWPHFKDCIGAIDGTHIPVTVPLHEQPKYIGRHGYASQNVMAVCDFDMRFIFVVTGWPGSVHDSRVLLDTLVTYKQQFPHPPEGKYYLVDSGYPNKKGYLAPYKGQRYHVSEWQHGRTPVGFKEVFNNAHSSLRNVIERSFGVQKMKWRILLKMPKYSVNKQSKIIVACMALHNFIRDNSINDAHFQSNIQEEGTDGSESSSGEGSASGDDMDMSALCDAIATAMVG; translated from the exons ATGTCAGGTTGTATAACATTCAGAGATAACCCACTTGAGCATGAGGACCAGCAGCGGATCATGTTTGATGCAATTAGTGTTACTAATGAGACTTCATATGTTCCTGTTGGTGGTAGTGATGCTCTCCAAACAGGTCAAAGTGAGGATGCTGCTGATGCTATCAGTGAGGATGGTGTGACACCAAAGGTCACACCCACTTCAGAAAAACGGGGTCAAAAAAGACCAGCCCCAATTTCACCtccggaaaagaagaagaagactttTAGAGATCAATGCATGAAGCGTTTAGTGGATGCATATGAGAAGAAGGCACAAAGTAGTAAACAGTCGGCCACTTCACATGTCATTGATCATGTTAGAGATGAGGTTACTAAAATGATTGATCAAGTCATTGAGGATGGTGCTGAGGAAGGGAGCGATGAGCACTACTATGCCACACAACTACTTATGAAGAAGGAGTATCGTGACATGTTTA GTTTTGAACAGGCAATCCAATCATATGCGATTCATGTACTTTCCTTGACATGCCAGAAAGTTCCAAGGCCTATTCTTGCAGAG ATAATTATGAGTACATCTAGTGCTTCTAGTGAAATTGACTCAGATGATGATGACTTTATGGTGGCATACATTGCTTTGGAGTGCATGGGTAGTACAGGTAGAAAGAAAGCTGAAATTCCTATGACAATTCCAACTATGACCGGAATCCAGTGGGTTGAGATCACACTCCAAAATCCAACTGAATGCTATAACATGTTCAAAATGAGAAGGTCAGTTTTCCTACACCTTCATGACACCTTGGTAGAAAATTATGGCTTCAAAGCAAGTAGAGGAATGTGTACGAAGGAAGCCTTAGCAATGTTTTGGTGGGCATGTGGTGCACCTCAATCATTTAGGCAAGTGAAGAACAAGTTCACCCACTCATTAGAAACTATTAGCAGGAAATTTACAGAGGTACTTAAGTGTGTCATGCAGTTGGCTTTTTACATTGTGAGGCCTACATATCCACATTTTAGTTCTATACATCCTAAGCTACAAGAAGCTAGGTTTTGGCCTCATTTCAAAGATTGCATTGGTGCAATCGATGGCACACATATACCAGTAACTGTTCCATTGCATGAGCAACCTAAATACATTGGTCGTCATGGTTATGCATCGCAAAATGTAATGGCGGTCTGTGACTTTGATATGCGGTTCATATTTGTTGTCACCGGTTGGCCCGGATCTGTGCATGACAGTCGTGTCTTATTGGATACTCTAGTCACATACAAGCAACAATTCCCACACCCTCCCGAAG GGAAGTATTATCTCGTCGATTCAGGATATCCTAATAAAAAAGGATATCTTGCACCATACAAGGGACAAAGGTACCATGTTTCTGAATGGCAACACGGTCGTACTCCAGTGGGATTCAAGGAGGTGTTCAATAATGCGCATTCAAGTTTGAGAAACGTGATTGAGAGGTCATTTGGAGTCCAAAAGATGAAATGGCGCATTCTCTTGAAGATGCCCAAATATTCAGTGAACAAGCAATCAAAAATTATAGTTGCTTGTATGGCCCTTCATAATTTCATTAGAGACAATTCCATAAATGATGCTCACTTTCAATCAAATATCCAAGAAGAAGGTACAGATGGATCCGAATCAAGCTCGGGTGAAGGAAGTGCTTCTGGAGATGATATGGATATGAGTGCTTTGTGTGATGCTATAGCCACGGCTATGGTTGGTTGA